The genomic stretch CTTACAATTAAGAAAAGAGTATTCTAAAGAAGCTTTTGAGATTGCAACTTCTAGGGTTTCTGAATTTGAAAATAGACTTATGCCTAAAATGGATGCAGTTGATGGAGCTTTAGAAGCATTTGCAGACCCAAGTTTTCAATTGCTACTTGTTGAAGCTCAAAAGACCGCTGCATCTACAGAGAGACCTGCGGATTATGACCTTCTTGCTGAATTATTAATTCACCGGTTTCAGAAAGGGGAAAACAGAGTTACTCGAGCAGGAATTATTCGGGCTGTTGAAATAGTTGACAAAATATCTGATGAAGCTTTACTTGGCTTGACTGTTTTTCATTCAGTAACATTTTTCTTTCCTGCAAGTGGGGATATTCTTCAAGGACTAGAGACACTGGATAATTTGTTTGGTAAAATTATTTATGGAGAACTACCTGTTGGCAACGAATGGTTGGACCACCTAGACATCTTAGATGCTGTACGGATAAATGCTATTGGTAATTTAAAAACAATAGAACAGTATTATCCAAATATGTTAGTTGGATACACGGAAGTTGGTATTGAAAAAGAATCAGAAAACTACAATCAAGCCCTTGATATACTTAAAAGCAATGGTTTACCCAAAAATATCTTAGTAAACCATTATTTAAATCCTGATTTTGTAAGATTAAATTTACCCAGCAAAGAACAAATTGACTCCCTTACTTTAAATCAACAAATTGTTCAAAACGGTAAAGTTTCAACTTTAACTATTCCTATTAATGAAAACCAAAAAAAAGCTCTAAAATTAATCTATGACTTATATAAACAGGACGTCAGTCTAAAACAAAATAATATAAAACAATTAATGGTTGAGTGGGACAAATTCCCAAATTTGAAAAAGCTTAGAGAATGGTGGGATAAACTTTCCTCAAGTATTCAAATTACATCAGTTGGGAAGGTATTGGCACATTCAAATGCTCAAAGATGTGATAAGAATTTGCCCCCTTTGAACTAAAAAGAATCAACGCCAGCACACAACACATGGTATAGTGCATGCGGGTTTCAGCGGTTTTTGAATGTTTGTGGCTCGTAAAAAATGTCGGTGTAAACTGATAGGAAATCGCTTCGAAATCCCGCACGACACCATACCATCAAACGTTGTAGTGCATTTGAACAAAAATTCAAATAATGAACAAACTAACCAAAACAGAAGCTATAGAGAAAGTTAAAAACGAACTTTCTAAAATAGATGGAAAAGGAAAGAAAACCCGAACTGGACGATTTGTGGTTTCAGCTTTAAGTAGTATTCCTTGGGTTGGTGGAGTAATTGCCGCAAGTTCAGCTCTACACGCAGAAAAAGAACAAGGAAAAATTAATGACTTACAAAGAATTTGGCTAGAAGAACACAATAGAAAAATCGAAGAATTATATTATACGATTTACCAAATTCACGAAACTTTAGACAATGCTGGGGAGGAAGTTAAAGAAAGAATGGAAAGTGAAGAATATTTAGCTTTAGTCAGAAAAGGGTTTAAAGAATGGGATAACGCAGAAACATTTGAAAAGAAAGAATATTTAAGAAAGTTACTTACAAATGCTAGTGCAATAAACCTTTCGACAGATGATTTAATCCAACTTTTTATAGAATGGATTTCTAGATATCACGAAACGCATTTTATGGTAATTAGGGAAATCTACAAAAATCGTGGAATCACAAGAGGACAAATATGGGACAATTTAAATGGTACTCTTCCAGCAGAAAACTCTTTAGAAGCAGACTTATTTAAGCGTCTGATTAGAGACTTGAGTTTAGATGGAATTATAAGACAAGAAAGAATTACAGATTACGCTGGTAACTTTATAAAAAAATCTACTAGACGTTCTAAGTCTTCAACTTTAAAGTCTGCTTTTGATAATTTA from Echinicola soli encodes the following:
- a CDS encoding LPO_1073/Vpar_1526 family protein; this encodes MANKQIQKAGEGAQQLQADSMIVNVGIDEKRAREIYQEMNLQLRKEYSKEAFEIATSRVSEFENRLMPKMDAVDGALEAFADPSFQLLLVEAQKTAASTERPADYDLLAELLIHRFQKGENRVTRAGIIRAVEIVDKISDEALLGLTVFHSVTFFFPASGDILQGLETLDNLFGKIIYGELPVGNEWLDHLDILDAVRINAIGNLKTIEQYYPNMLVGYTEVGIEKESENYNQALDILKSNGLPKNILVNHYLNPDFVRLNLPSKEQIDSLTLNQQIVQNGKVSTLTIPINENQKKALKLIYDLYKQDVSLKQNNIKQLMVEWDKFPNLKKLREWWDKLSSSIQITSVGKVLAHSNAQRCDKNLPPLN